Proteins found in one Aquila chrysaetos chrysaetos chromosome W unlocalized genomic scaffold, bAquChr1.4 W_unloc_2, whole genome shotgun sequence genomic segment:
- the LOC121232920 gene encoding LOW QUALITY PROTEIN: small conductance calcium-activated potassium channel protein 2-like (The sequence of the model RefSeq protein was modified relative to this genomic sequence to represent the inferred CDS: inserted 4 bases in 2 codons) translates to MAPERLALAATPGPAGPWKAVGPGLSQVSGEERSPVTSLMACGHSLRPQPGPALLCAGRRPRQAPRAASSPGPRRGPRSEGTAVLHVSGKRRGVAEQLRSAAQCPCSGDGADVYGGGPFLTEGDPGSELSERSPRPLRDPPGFCGVGHPGGGAGVTLTCGSGGRRDPRARRGGGGQGGWGISRRSRSPPTRCSFFLVHPTNRTQRLDSTEAGMGPSWRQQDCPLPTITHCAGCTTTTTTTTTTESSCGFNASDMETXLQFQLGFCSEQRQQHGQDKQSLLQQPQQQRPCPQCNNCTYYGAAAAAAGDSLPSLLRTSSPLSGAFRTHSSPLSASSRQGSQLNVSELTPSSHAGSSRQPHQYPQYHQCHSLQQQQAASPSSSVSSGSTHHHHYQQRRESNPFAEIAMSSCRYNGGGIMRPLSNLSSSRRNLHELDSESQPLYPPLASPIAAAPEIVVSKPEHNSNNLALYSSGGXNNGGGKSGKKKNQNIGYKLGHRRALFEKRKRLSDYALIFGMFGIVVMVIETELSWGAYTKESLYSLALKCLISLSTIILLGLIIVYHAREIQLFMVDNGADDWRIAMTYERIFFICLEILVCAIHPIPGNYTFTWTARLAFSYAPSTTTADVDIILSIPMFLRLYLIARVMLLHSKLFTDASSRSIGALNKINFNTRFVMKTLMTICPGTVLLVFSISLWIIAAWTVRACERLTVVFPQIF, encoded by the exons ATGGCCCCCGAGCGGTTAGCTCTCGCTGCCACCCCAGGCCCTGCAGGCCCTTGGAAGGCAGTGGGCCCTGGGCTCTCCCAAGTTTCAGGAGAGGAGAGATCTCCTGTGACCTCTCTGATGGCCTGTGGGCACAGCCTGAGGCCGCAGCCTGGCCCAGCTCTTCTCTGTGCTGGGCGTCGGCCACGCCAGGCCCCGAGAGCTGCCTCCTCTCCGGGGCCGCGGCGAGGGCCTCGGAGCGAGGGCACTGCTGTTTTGCACGTCTCCGGGAAGCGGCGGGGCGTGGCTGAACAGCTCCGGAGCGCAGCGCAGTGCCCATGTTCTGGAGACGGCGCAGATGTGTACGGCGGCGGCCCTTTCCTCACAGAGGGCGATCCCGGAAGCGAGCTCAGCGAGCGCTCTCCCCGCCCACTTCGGGACCCCCCGGGTTTCTGTGGCGTGGGGcaccccggcggcggggcgggggtaACTCTTACCTGCGGGAGTGGTGGGAGACGGGATCCCCGCgcgcggaggggggggggggggcagggcggATGGGGGATCTCACGCCGCAGCCGGTCTCCCCCGACGAGatgctccttttttttggtCCACCCGACCAATCGGACGCAGCGGCTGGATTCTACGGAAGCCGGGATGGGCCCTTCGTGGCGGCAGCAGGACTGTCCCCTGCCGACCATAACGCATTGCGCAGGgtgcaccaccaccaccaccaccaccaccaccaccgagTCCTCCTGCGGCTTTAACGCCTCTGACATGGAGAC ATTGCAGTTCCAGCTGGGCTTCTGCTCcgagcagcggcagcagcacgGCCAGGACAAGCAGAGTCTtctccagcagccacagcagcagaggccaTGCCCCCAGTGCAACAACTGCACCTACTATGGGGCCGCTGCGGCAGCAGCGGGGGATAGCCTGCCCTCGCTGCTCCGCACTTCTTCGCCCCTCTCGGGCGCCTTCAGGACTCACTCCTCGCCGCTCTCCGCCTCCTCCCGGCAGGGCAGCCAGTTGAACGTCAGCGAGCTCACCCCCTCCAGCCATGCCGGCTCGTCCAGGCAGCCCCACCAGTACCCCCAGTACCACCAGTGCCatagcctgcagcagcagcaagcagccagTCCCAGCAGCAGTGTCAGCAGCGGCAGCACCCACCATCACCACTACCAGCAGCGTCGGGAGAGCAATCCCTTCGCCGAAATAGCCATGAGCAGCTGCAGGTACAACGGCGGCGGCATCATGCGGCCGCTCAGCAACCTGAGCTCATCCCGCAGGAACCTGCACGAGCTTGACTCCGAGTCTCAGCCGCTCTATCCGCCGCTCGCCAGCCCCATAGCCGCTGCCCCGGAGATCGTGGTCTCCAAGCCCGAGCACAACTCCAACAACCTGGCGCTCTACAGCTCCGGCGG GAACAACGGCGGGGGCAAGTCCGGCAAGAAGAAGAACCAGAACATCGGCTACAAGCTGGGGCACCGCCGGGCGCTCTTCGAGAAGCGCAAGCGCCTCAGCGACTACGCGCTCATCTTCGGCATGTTCGGCATCGTAGTCATGGTGATCGAGACAGAGCTGTCCTGGGGCGCCTACACGAAG GAATCTCTGTATTCCCTCGCTCTAAAATGCCTTATTAGCCTCTCCACGATTATCCTGCTTGGGCTCATTATTGTATACCATGCAAGGGAAATTCAG tTATTCATGGTGGACAATGGAGCAGATGACTGGAGGATAGCCATGACTTATGAGCGTATTTTCTTTATCTGCTTGGAAATACTTGTATGTGCTATACATCCCATACCTGGGAACTATACGTTCACGTGGACAGCCCGGCTTGCCTTTTCTTATGCTCCATCCACAACAACAGCTGATGTGGATATTATTTTATCTATACCAATGTTCTTAAGGCTGTATCTTATTGCCAGAGTTATGCTTTTGCATAGCAAACTTTTCACTGATGCATCATCTAGAAGCATTGGGGCGTTAAATAAGATAAACTTCAATACCCGCTTTGTTATGAAGACCTTAATGACAATATGTCCGGGAACTGTACTGTTGGTTTTTAGTATCTCGTTATGGATAATTGCTGCGTGGACTGTCCGAGCTTGTGAAAG